The DNA window TTGTAAATGACACAATCTTTGTTGGTTCAACCAATAATGAATTCTACTCTTTAACAATGAATGGGGATGAAAATTGGATTTATACTACTGGTGACCAAATCACTTCTTCTCCTGCCTATGCGGATGGAAGAATAGCATTTGGTTCACAAGATAGCTTTAGTTATGTCCTTAATTCAACAACAGGTTCTCTTTTATGGAGTGAAGATTTAGGAAACAGTGTAAAAGCATCACCAACAATGGATATCTATGATAATAACCTATTTATTGGGTCAGATGGTGGAAATATAACATGTTTTGACTTAAGAGATGGAACAGAAAAATGGAGCTTTAATACAGGCTCACCAGTTGAATCTACTGCAGCTATAAAGGATAATCAAATTGTTGTTGGTTCCAATAATGGAAACATATATGTTTTAAATAAATATACTGGAATTCCTGATTTCACATATAATCCAGGAACAATACTATTTAATTCTCCAATATCTTCTTCTCCTGTTATTTATGGAGATAATGTGTTATTTGCTGATGAAAGTGGTTATCTATATTCATTTAACATAGAAAAGAATGAGGCTCCAACACCAATATTTTTCTATTACAGTTTAGCTGTTTTAATAATTGTTTTAGCTATTTGTGTTGTTGCTATTAAGAAGTATAGAAGAAAATAATTTTTTATCTTTTCTTATTTTTTCTTTTTTTAAAATTTAATTAGATTTTCTGTTAGGTTATAAGCAATTACTAAAATTTATATTATAGATAAATCTAATATTTTATTAATAAATTAGAAAAAGTTTTTTTTTATTTTTAATGGAGAGGATTTTTCTGACAAAATATATTATTATTACTGGGGGAGTTGTAAGTTCCATTGGTAAAGGTATCACTTCCGCTTCTATGGGTCGTATTTTACGTTCCTATGGCTTAAATGTGGTAGCTATCAAAATTGATCCTTACTTAAATTGGGATTCTGGAACATTAAATCCTTATCAACATGGTGAAGTTTTTGTTACAAATGATGGAATGGAAACTGATTTAGATTTAGGACATTATGAAAGATTTTTAGATGTAGAATTGCCTGGATTGTCAAACATTACTACTGGTAAAGTTTACAAATCTGTTATTTCTAAAGAAAGAAAAGGTGAATTTTTAGGAGCTTGTGTTCAAGTTATTCCTCATATTACTGATGAAATTAAAAGGATGATACGTAATATTTCTGATAAAAGGGAATATGATGTTGCTTTAATTGAACTTGGTGGTACTGTTGGGGACATTGAAAGCCAACCTTTCTTAGAAGCTTTAAGACAATTAAGAAATGAAGAAGGCTCTGATAATGTAATGTTTGTACATGTTACATTTATTCCTTACTTAAATGCAGCTGGTGAGTTTAAAACTAAGCCAACTCAACATTCTACAAAAGAATTGAGAAGTATGGGTATTAATCCAGATGTAATTGTCTGCAGATCCCAGGAACCTATTGATGATGGTTTAAAAGGTAAAATCGCTCACTTCTGTGATGTTGATTCTAAAGCTGTTGTAAACACTCCTGATGCAGGTACAATTTATGAAGTTCCATTAGTTCTTGAAGAAAATAACATTGGAAAACTTATTGTTGACAGAATCAATTTAGATGTTATTCCTGATTCCTCAAAATTGGATAGCTGGCGTGATATTGTTAAATCTCTTAAAATTGAAGAGCCTGAAGTAACAATTGGTATTGTTGGTAAATATGTTGAGCTTGAAGATGCATATATCAGTATAAGAGAATCTTTATTACATGCAGCAGCAAGTATTGGTGTTAAAGCTAATATCAAATTTGTAAGTTCTGATGTTGATGAATTAGATGAAGAAGTTATGAAAAGCCTCGATGGAATTTTAATACCTGGTGGATTTGGTGAAAGAGGTGTTGAAGGAAAACTTGATGCTGTAGAATATGCAATTGTCAATAAAGTTCCTCTTTTCGGAATATGTCTTGGAATGCATTCTATTGTAATCCAATTTGCAAAACGTAATGGATATCCTGATGCAAATAGTTCTGAATTTAATGAAAAAACTGAACACCCTGTTATTGATATGATGGAAGAACAAAAGAAAATCAAAAATATGGGTGGAACTATGCGTTTAGGTTCTTATGACTGCAAACTGGTTAAAGGAACTAAAACTTATGAAGCTTATGGTGAAGAAGATATTTCTGAACGTCATAGACATAGATTTGAATTTAACAATGAATTTAGGCAAGATTTACAAGATAAAGGTTTAATTATTTCTGGTACAAGCCCTGATGAATTCTTAGTTGAAATCGTTGAATTGCCAGATCATCCATGGGCTATTGGATGCCAATTCCACCCAGAATTTAAATCAAGGCCTAACAGACCTCATCCATTATTTAAATCATTTTTAGAAGCTGTTCACGAGCATTCTAAAAATTAACTTTTTCATTTTTGAACTGTTAGGTAGTCTAAATTATCTTTCCAGTTAATAATAATCTTATTTTTTCCTTTTTCTATGTTTATATTTGTATTTATGTTGTTATAGTTATGTGATGATTTTATTGTTTTAGTATCTCCATTTTCCAGTGTTAATGTTGTTGAAATGGATTTTGGAGAGATTTTCAATATGTAACTTCTATTGGAATCTATGTTGATTGTCTTTTTAGATCCTTGTCCCTGACTGTAAACTTCACTGATTCCATTAGCTATTTTTGTTATATCTGATTTAGTATTTGCAATATCTGCTATCTCTAAGGTGTTTCCAATAGCTATTTCACTTAAGGGTATTGTAAAAATTGTTAATATGATTAAAGAGATTGCAAATATTAATATGAATTCCAATGAAAGCTGTCCTTTTTTATCTTTTATCATTTATATCACGAGAAATAGGTTTCTTATTAATATAATTGTCAAATCACCAAAGAATAATGCAATTACATAACCAATAGCTATAAAAGGAGCAAAAGGAATTCCTAATTTTATAGATATGTTCTTGGAGATAATATTTTGACTATACATGATTTTTAAGAGATACATGTCCTTTTCTGTTAATCCTCCAGCTGTTGAAGATTTAAAATAGTAGTTGTATCCTTCTTCTTTTGGTGCTTTATAAACTTTTAAATTTCCTTTATTTTCTGTTATCAAATCTAAAATATGCTTATCATTAAAATAGAAATTATTAATTATCATTCCTTCTTTTAATTCAGGAATGGGTATTATTTTATTGAAATGTGTTTTAATAAATAATAGAAAGTTCCTGTAATTTATCAAATTGATAGCTAGTTCCTCATTTTTTGAAAATATTTTATTTTTCATATTTAGGTAGAAAATTAACATAACTAAAAAAGGAAAACTTATTAAAATTGAGTTAATTATTACTGTAAATGAAAAGGGGTAGATTGATAATTGAGGATAAATATTTAAAATTGGAATTTCTACTGCAAATGGTGTAACTGCAGATATTCCTGTTAATAATTTTACATCACCACCACCCCAAATCTTTAATTTCCATATTAAATAACATATGCTGTAGGTTATCACTGATGAAATAATGGAACTTAAAATGAATTTAATGTTATGTGTGATTAATGATAATAATCCATTTGTTACAAAACCGAAGATGATTAAAAATAATGTGATTTTGTCAGGTATTATTCCTTTTTTCAAGTCAAAAATAACTCCTGTACTTATTAGAATTAGGCTAAAAATAATTTGTAATAAAATAATAATGGTATAAATCATATTTTTTAATTATTTTTAAATAATATTTTAAATAAATAGGAATTTATTAAATTAAATTGTTATATGAGAATAAAATTAATTTAAATACACTTATCTTTATTTTATCAAAAGATATTTTAATTACAAATTTTATAATATATTACAATTTAAAGATAAATATTATTTTACTGGCGTGTGAATTTATGGATTTTTTAACTTTTATAGTCTATATAGTGCTATTTGTTATTTTAATGATATTTGTTTTTTCAATAGGGATGTTAAAACCTTTCATGCGTAAAAAAGAAATGGCTTTAGTTTTGATTTCTGCATTTTTTATAGGTTCATTAGGTGGGGCATTTTTCCTGTCTCCTATTTATGATGATGTTCCTGAAATGATGAGTAATTTTGAGAAAGTTGTCCCTTCTAATGAAGAAACAATGGACTTGATGTTTTCTTCATCATTGGATATTGATGAATTAGAAAAAAATTTAACTGAGACTGAAGGTGTTGAATCATTTACAACTACTGGAATAACGTTCCAAATGTGGCGGTTTGATGATAATGAGTATGCATACTTCCAGTCTGTAATTCCTAATATTGACTCTCATTATGAAAATTTCACTGTTAATCAGTCTGGAAAAATTGATATTGATATTGAAAGAGGATATGATACTTCATCTGCTTTAAAATCATTTTCAGATTGGTATACTGAAGTTTATGGAGGATCTATTTCATATGCACAGATTCAAGCTGAAGTTGTTTTAAAATCTTCTGCATTGGATACTGTTGAAGAAAACTTACTAGCTAGAGGTATTGTTGCAACCAATATTGAAGGACCAGTTCAAGATAGTATTGAAAATACAAATAGTTCTATGTTATCTAACACTGAATTTATCCTTTGTTCTGGTGTTGTTGGGGTTATTGTTTCAATTTGTGGAGTTTACTGTGATAATATTGTTGTTGCATTTAGAAAATTTAAAAAATTCCTTAATGCAAAAGTAAAAAGGTAGTTAACTCATGAATGTAGCAGTATTATTTTCTGGCGGGAAAGATAGTGTCATGGCATTACACAGTGCTTTAGAGAAAGGAGAAGATGTTCTATATCTCCTTTCTATGAAGTCTATTAATGATGAATCTTATATGTTTCATGTGCCTAATATTGACCTCACTAATTTACTTGCAGAAGCTCTTGATATTCCTCTAATTGTGGCTGAAACTAATGGTATTAAAGAAGAGGAATTGCAAGATTTAAAAGAGCAATTTAAAAATCTTAAAGATTATGGTGTTGAGTGTATATATACTGGTGCTTTATATTCAGTTTATCAAAAATCAAGGATTGAAAAATTGGCCGATGAAATTGGTCTTAAGGTAGTTTCACCTTACTGGCATGTAGATGAACTTGAATATATGGAAAAGATTATTTCTTTAGGTTTTGAAGTTATTATCAGTGGTGTTTTTGCATATGGTCTAGATGAATCTTGGTTAGGTCGTAAAATTGATAAAAAAGCTTTGAGTGAGCTAATTGAGATAAATAAGAAATGTGCCGTTAATCTGGCCTTTGAAGGTGGAGAAGCAGAAACTCTAGTTGTTGATGGACCAATATTTAAAAAAAGAATTTGCATAAAAGAAGCTAAAAAGGATTGGCATTTTGATAATGGTGTGTATATTATTGAAAAAGCAGTATTAGAAGAAAAATAAATGTTTTTTCACATTTTTTCTTCTAAAAATTCATTTATTTTATTTTTATAGTCTTCAAGACTTCCTTCATTAATTATTATTTTATCAGAAAGGGCAATAACAGTTCCTATACCAAAATTTAATTCCATTTGATCCCTATTTACAAATTCCTCATAATTTTGGGAATCATCTTCTCTTTTTCTATTTTGCAATCTTTTAAAACGTAAATTTGGATTTGCAAAAATAGAGAGGATTATAAAGTCTTTAAAATTCTCTTTAAAAAGATTAACTTCAAATGGGCTTCTAATACCTTCAACTATGATTGTATTATTAAATCCATCTTCTATTATGCCTTTTATCTTAGCAATAGTTAATTCTGCCACTATGTATTTTCCATGTTCTTTTCTTAAGTTAGTTGCAGTTGTTTTTGAGTCTTCTCCTCTTTTTTTAGCTTCTTCACGTATTATATCTCCCATACTTACAATAATAGCTCCTTTTTCAACAGCTAATTCAGAAACTAAACTTTTTCCAGATCCCGGTAATCCTGATATTCCAAATATTTTCATATAATCAACTAACCTTTTACTTTGAACTGTTCTAATGATTCTTTAAGATTGTCTTTGTTATCGAAATCATTTTTAATGTTTACAAGGAATTCCTTATCCTGTTCCTTTAAATCTTCAGCTATTTTGCACATAAATGGAATTGCTCTTACTACATTATCTACAATAGTGATGTCAGATTTTATTGCAGTTCTAGATAATGGATTTAAATCAATAGCTATAATGGTTTTTCCAGTTTTGC is part of the Methanobrevibacter woesei genome and encodes:
- a CDS encoding outer membrane protein assembly factor BamB family protein, translating into MIFNKKYLIAVFTLLLLIAPVSAESNWLSFQGSVDHQAFSDENADFVSNIWFSNVESSVLSSPAISDNFIYLISEEGILKVFNMENGDLSWQLDINSSTLSSPVIKDDQLFVGNNDGLIAVNLTSHEISWKFETTKPVNSTAFINNDTIYVGCDNGHLYGLDIDNGDKVLDVELGGKIQSSPIIVNDTIFVGSTNNEFYSLTMNGDENWIYTTGDQITSSPAYADGRIAFGSQDSFSYVLNSTTGSLLWSEDLGNSVKASPTMDIYDNNLFIGSDGGNITCFDLRDGTEKWSFNTGSPVESTAAIKDNQIVVGSNNGNIYVLNKYTGIPDFTYNPGTILFNSPISSSPVIYGDNVLFADESGYLYSFNIEKNEAPTPIFFYYSLAVLIIVLAICVVAIKKYRRK
- a CDS encoding CTP synthase, coding for MERIFLTKYIIITGGVVSSIGKGITSASMGRILRSYGLNVVAIKIDPYLNWDSGTLNPYQHGEVFVTNDGMETDLDLGHYERFLDVELPGLSNITTGKVYKSVISKERKGEFLGACVQVIPHITDEIKRMIRNISDKREYDVALIELGGTVGDIESQPFLEALRQLRNEEGSDNVMFVHVTFIPYLNAAGEFKTKPTQHSTKELRSMGINPDVIVCRSQEPIDDGLKGKIAHFCDVDSKAVVNTPDAGTIYEVPLVLEENNIGKLIVDRINLDVIPDSSKLDSWRDIVKSLKIEEPEVTIGIVGKYVELEDAYISIRESLLHAAASIGVKANIKFVSSDVDELDEEVMKSLDGILIPGGFGERGVEGKLDAVEYAIVNKVPLFGICLGMHSIVIQFAKRNGYPDANSSEFNEKTEHPVIDMMEEQKKIKNMGGTMRLGSYDCKLVKGTKTYEAYGEEDISERHRHRFEFNNEFRQDLQDKGLIISGTSPDEFLVEIVELPDHPWAIGCQFHPEFKSRPNRPHPLFKSFLEAVHEHSKN
- a CDS encoding class III signal peptide-containing protein — protein: MIKDKKGQLSLEFILIFAISLIILTIFTIPLSEIAIGNTLEIADIANTKSDITKIANGISEVYSQGQGSKKTINIDSNRSYILKISPKSISTTLTLENGDTKTIKSSHNYNNINTNINIEKGKNKIIINWKDNLDYLTVQK
- a CDS encoding A24 family peptidase, with protein sequence MIYTIIILLQIIFSLILISTGVIFDLKKGIIPDKITLFLIIFGFVTNGLLSLITHNIKFILSSIISSVITYSICYLIWKLKIWGGGDVKLLTGISAVTPFAVEIPILNIYPQLSIYPFSFTVIINSILISFPFLVMLIFYLNMKNKIFSKNEELAINLINYRNFLLFIKTHFNKIIPIPELKEGMIINNFYFNDKHILDLITENKGNLKVYKAPKEEGYNYYFKSSTAGGLTEKDMYLLKIMYSQNIISKNISIKLGIPFAPFIAIGYVIALFFGDLTIILIRNLFLVI
- a CDS encoding diphthine--ammonia ligase; this translates as MNVAVLFSGGKDSVMALHSALEKGEDVLYLLSMKSINDESYMFHVPNIDLTNLLAEALDIPLIVAETNGIKEEELQDLKEQFKNLKDYGVECIYTGALYSVYQKSRIEKLADEIGLKVVSPYWHVDELEYMEKIISLGFEVIISGVFAYGLDESWLGRKIDKKALSELIEINKKCAVNLAFEGGEAETLVVDGPIFKKRICIKEAKKDWHFDNGVYIIEKAVLEEK
- a CDS encoding AAA family ATPase, which produces MKIFGISGLPGSGKSLVSELAVEKGAIIVSMGDIIREEAKKRGEDSKTTATNLRKEHGKYIVAELTIAKIKGIIEDGFNNTIIVEGIRSPFEVNLFKENFKDFIILSIFANPNLRFKRLQNRKREDDSQNYEEFVNRDQMELNFGIGTVIALSDKIIINEGSLEDYKNKINEFLEEKM